The Uruburuella testudinis genome window below encodes:
- the ribA gene encoding GTP cyclohydrolase II — MISPVKFVAACRLPTEWGVFTLHGFEDVRGGQEHVALSMGDIADGAPVLARVHSECLTGDALFSQKCDCGPQLQAAMQAVQQAGRGVIVYLRQEGRGIGLINKIRAYQLQDQGLDTVEANVALGLPVDARDFTLAKHIFDYLGVQAVNLLTNNPQKVQVLTDAGINVAQRVPLHVGENLENERYLHTKAEKLGHWFDI; from the coding sequence ACCCTGCATGGTTTTGAAGATGTGCGCGGCGGGCAGGAGCATGTGGCGCTGAGCATGGGCGATATTGCCGATGGCGCCCCGGTGTTGGCACGGGTGCATTCCGAATGCCTGACCGGCGATGCGTTGTTTTCGCAAAAATGCGATTGCGGCCCGCAGTTGCAGGCCGCGATGCAGGCGGTGCAGCAGGCGGGGCGGGGCGTGATTGTGTATTTGCGCCAGGAAGGCCGCGGTATCGGCCTGATTAACAAAATCCGCGCTTATCAGCTTCAGGATCAGGGGCTGGATACAGTGGAAGCGAATGTGGCGCTCGGTTTGCCGGTGGATGCCCGCGATTTCACGCTGGCCAAGCATATATTTGATTACCTGGGTGTGCAGGCAGTGAATTTGTTGACCAACAATCCGCAAAAAGTGCAGGTGCTTACCGATGCCGGCATCAACGTCGCCCAACGGGTGCCGCTGCATGTGGGTGAAAACTTGGAAAACGAGCGCTATTTGCATACCAAAGCCGAGAAGCTCGGTCATTGGTTTGATATTTGA
- the glgB gene encoding 1,4-alpha-glucan branching protein GlgB, protein MGEVWAEQTERQALALGVLPGYRGTDGVYRPVSRPALEKLAECLAATAGGDDGFDDVRVVPAGAAVSLNLAAGFSAPDSVWLSDEAGARREVAWQWLSDGLSVALPALGDGYYQLTVSQNQALYRCFVIAAPATAYEPPALVGNRRLNGLSIQLYSLRSATNWGIGDFSDLAALVDYAAARRLDFIGINPLHALFGARPAYASPYSPSSRVWLNPLYLDVDRVAAFQASAPAQQWRTSPEICRRIEALRRSGTVDYEGVWALKKAALQTAFLFFEQDGSAAMQQQRGEFAAFADKKGDALHGFALFETLNQYFADPGILGWPGWPEAYRNPQNEAVQQFAQLHAQEVRFYMWLQWLCAVQLEAVQQRVRDCGMKIGLYGDLSVGAAGGGADVWLEQALYCLDMSVGAPPDQFNPAGQNWSLPPLHPGKLLQSGCREFIKIVRENVRLYGALRIDHVMSLSRLWWVAAGMRADDGAYVRYPQEVLMAVVALESRRHQCVIIGEDLGIVPEGMRDLLNRYQIFSYSVVYFNHGEQGFNRPDDYPEQAVTVTSTHDLPPVAGFWAGRDLETMRLLGVYADDTAFHAAFMQRQCDKAALLQALKQAGLLPPDAPLPDMLTGQMLFALHRFGAECRSKLYAAQIENLLGMSENFNVPGVAEGYPNWAVKLPLGLEDFPAQAQMETHLQMIHEVAMRKNSRPTPYPQPDQTERDTIDSLFYARHGNPFAYLGRHRIEGVGEVVRCLLPDAHTVDLMAREGGGLIVPMQKIDERGFFVAVLPENTPDYVFNAQYPGVQTAFVTEDAYRFGSCLQSLDSWLLGEGKHLRPYETLGAHIVTHQGVEGVHFSVWAPNAQRVSVIGEFNNWDGRRHAMRFHADIGVWEIFIPAVPFNALYKFEIRDAAGNVRQKADPYAFASELRPTTASVVRGLPDKVPAPAHRATANAIDSPVCIYEVHLGSWRRNLDNGFWLTYEELAHELVDYVKEMGFTHIELLPISEYPFDGSWGYQATGLYAPTSRFGSPQQLQYLIQTAHQAGICVILDWVVGHFPTDEHGLAQFDGTPLYEHADPREGYHQDWNTLIYNFGRAEVKNFLQGNALYWIERLGFDGLRVDAVASMIYRDYSRKDGEWIPNQYGGRENLEAIEFLRDTNTMLQQQVPGAAEIAEESTSFANVTRAEGLNFQYKWNMGWMNDTLRYMQEDPINRKYHHHLMTFGMMYQYSENFVLPLSHDEVVHGKKSLLDRMPGDCWQKFANLRAYYGFMYAFPGKKLLFMGNEFAQGREWNYDQALDWFLLDEEHGGWHNGVQSFVRDLNHAYRNHAPLYQLDQWPEGFEWLVVDDVESSIFVFERRDRAGNSLIVISNFTPVVREHYRFGVNQAGIYREILNSDGLNYKGSGVVAGSEIHTDATASHGKPQSLSVTVPPLATVYLYRENHHD, encoded by the coding sequence ATGGGTGAAGTTTGGGCGGAACAAACAGAACGGCAGGCGTTGGCGTTGGGCGTGTTGCCGGGCTATCGCGGCACCGATGGTGTTTACCGCCCGGTGAGCCGGCCTGCGTTGGAGAAGCTGGCCGAATGTTTGGCGGCGACAGCCGGTGGGGATGATGGTTTTGATGATGTGCGGGTGGTGCCGGCCGGCGCAGCGGTGTCGCTGAATCTGGCTGCCGGCTTTTCGGCGCCCGACAGTGTTTGGTTGTCGGATGAAGCAGGGGCGCGCCGTGAAGTGGCTTGGCAATGGCTTTCAGACGGCCTTTCTGTTGCCTTGCCGGCGCTGGGCGATGGTTATTACCAATTAACGGTTTCTCAAAATCAAGCACTTTACCGATGTTTTGTGATTGCGGCGCCGGCCACGGCTTACGAACCGCCGGCATTGGTCGGCAACCGCCGCTTGAACGGCTTGAGTATTCAGCTTTATAGCCTGCGTTCCGCCACAAATTGGGGTATCGGTGATTTTTCGGATTTGGCAGCATTGGTGGATTATGCTGCGGCGCGCCGGCTTGATTTTATCGGCATCAATCCTTTGCATGCTTTGTTTGGCGCCCGCCCCGCTTATGCCAGCCCCTACAGCCCTTCTTCGCGGGTGTGGCTGAATCCGCTTTATTTGGATGTTGACCGCGTGGCGGCTTTTCAGGCCTCTGCGCCAGCACAACAATGGCGCACTTCGCCTGAAATCTGCCGGCGTATTGAGGCGTTGCGGCGGAGCGGCACGGTAGATTACGAGGGTGTGTGGGCGCTGAAAAAAGCGGCGCTTCAGACGGCCTTTCTGTTTTTCGAGCAAGACGGTTCGGCGGCGATGCAGCAGCAGCGCGGCGAATTTGCTGCATTTGCCGATAAAAAAGGCGATGCATTACACGGCTTTGCTTTGTTTGAAACCTTAAACCAGTATTTTGCCGACCCGGGCATCTTGGGGTGGCCGGGCTGGCCTGAAGCCTACCGCAATCCGCAAAATGAAGCGGTGCAACAATTTGCGCAACTGCATGCGCAGGAAGTGCGTTTTTATATGTGGCTGCAATGGTTGTGCGCCGTGCAGCTTGAGGCAGTGCAGCAGCGGGTGCGCGATTGCGGCATGAAAATCGGCTTGTATGGCGATTTATCAGTAGGCGCGGCGGGCGGCGGTGCGGATGTTTGGCTGGAGCAAGCGCTGTATTGTTTGGATATGTCGGTGGGGGCGCCGCCCGATCAGTTTAATCCTGCCGGGCAGAATTGGTCGCTGCCGCCGTTGCACCCGGGCAAGCTGCTGCAAAGCGGGTGTCGCGAATTTATTAAGATTGTGCGTGAAAATGTGCGCTTATATGGTGCGCTGCGTATCGATCATGTGATGTCGCTCAGCCGTTTGTGGTGGGTGGCTGCGGGCATGCGCGCCGATGACGGGGCTTATGTGCGTTATCCGCAAGAAGTGCTGATGGCGGTGGTGGCGCTGGAAAGCCGCCGCCATCAGTGTGTGATTATCGGCGAAGACTTGGGCATTGTGCCTGAGGGTATGCGTGATTTGCTGAACCGCTATCAGATTTTTTCTTACTCGGTGGTGTATTTCAATCACGGCGAACAAGGCTTTAACCGGCCCGATGATTACCCCGAACAGGCGGTCACCGTAACCAGCACGCATGATTTGCCGCCGGTGGCCGGTTTTTGGGCAGGGCGTGATTTGGAAACCATGCGCCTGCTCGGCGTGTATGCCGACGATACGGCTTTTCATGCCGCATTCATGCAGCGGCAATGCGATAAAGCGGCGTTGCTGCAAGCTTTGAAACAAGCCGGCTTGTTGCCGCCCGATGCGCCGTTGCCGGATATGTTGACCGGGCAGATGCTGTTTGCCTTGCACCGTTTCGGCGCTGAATGCCGCAGCAAACTTTACGCCGCTCAGATAGAAAACCTGCTTGGCATGAGCGAAAACTTCAACGTGCCGGGCGTGGCCGAAGGTTATCCCAATTGGGCGGTCAAACTGCCGCTGGGCCTGGAAGATTTCCCCGCACAAGCGCAGATGGAAACGCATTTACAGATGATTCACGAGGTAGCCATGAGAAAAAACAGCCGACCAACACCTTATCCGCAGCCCGATCAAACCGAGCGCGACACTATCGACAGCCTGTTTTATGCCCGCCACGGCAATCCGTTTGCCTATTTGGGGCGGCATCGTATCGAAGGTGTGGGCGAAGTGGTGCGCTGCCTGCTGCCCGATGCACATACGGTGGATTTGATGGCACGTGAGGGCGGCGGGCTGATTGTGCCGATGCAGAAAATAGACGAGCGCGGCTTTTTCGTGGCCGTGTTGCCTGAAAATACGCCGGATTATGTGTTTAATGCACAGTATCCCGGCGTTCAGACGGCCTTTGTTACAGAAGATGCCTACCGCTTCGGCTCTTGCCTGCAATCGCTTGATTCTTGGCTGTTGGGCGAGGGCAAGCATTTGAGGCCGTATGAAACTTTGGGTGCGCACATCGTCACCCATCAAGGTGTGGAGGGCGTGCATTTCAGCGTCTGGGCGCCGAATGCGCAACGGGTGTCGGTTATCGGCGAATTCAATAATTGGGACGGCCGCCGCCATGCCATGCGCTTTCATGCCGACATTGGCGTGTGGGAAATTTTTATTCCCGCTGTGCCGTTTAACGCGCTATATAAATTTGAAATCCGCGATGCGGCAGGAAATGTGCGCCAAAAAGCCGACCCCTATGCATTTGCTTCAGAATTGCGCCCGACCACTGCTTCGGTGGTGCGCGGTCTGCCCGACAAAGTGCCCGCGCCCGCCCATCGTGCAACGGCCAATGCCATCGACAGCCCGGTCTGCATTTATGAAGTGCATCTGGGCTCGTGGCGGCGCAATCTCGACAACGGCTTTTGGCTCACTTATGAAGAATTGGCGCATGAGCTGGTGGATTATGTGAAAGAAATGGGCTTTACCCACATCGAGCTGCTGCCGATTTCCGAATACCCGTTTGACGGCTCGTGGGGCTATCAGGCCACCGGGCTTTATGCGCCCACCAGCCGTTTCGGTTCGCCGCAGCAGCTGCAATATCTGATTCAGACGGCCCATCAGGCCGGTATCTGCGTGATTTTGGATTGGGTGGTCGGCCATTTTCCGACCGACGAACACGGTTTGGCGCAGTTTGACGGCACGCCGCTTTATGAGCATGCCGATCCGCGCGAAGGCTATCATCAAGACTGGAACACGCTGATTTATAACTTCGGCCGGGCAGAAGTGAAAAACTTTTTGCAAGGCAATGCGCTGTATTGGATTGAGCGCTTAGGTTTTGACGGCTTGCGCGTGGATGCCGTGGCTTCGATGATTTACCGTGATTATTCGCGCAAAGACGGCGAGTGGATTCCCAACCAATACGGCGGCCGCGAAAATTTGGAAGCGATTGAGTTTCTGCGCGACACCAACACCATGTTGCAGCAGCAGGTGCCGGGTGCGGCCGAGATTGCAGAAGAGTCGACCTCGTTTGCCAACGTTACCCGTGCCGAAGGGCTGAATTTCCAATACAAGTGGAATATGGGCTGGATGAACGACACCTTGCGCTACATGCAGGAAGACCCGATTAACCGCAAATACCATCACCATCTGATGACATTCGGCATGATGTATCAATACAGCGAAAATTTTGTGCTGCCGCTGTCGCATGATGAAGTGGTGCACGGTAAAAAATCGCTGCTCGACCGCATGCCGGGCGACTGCTGGCAGAAATTTGCCAACCTGCGCGCTTACTATGGCTTTATGTATGCCTTCCCCGGCAAAAAGCTGCTGTTTATGGGCAACGAATTTGCGCAAGGGCGCGAATGGAATTACGACCAAGCACTGGATTGGTTTTTGCTCGATGAAGAGCACGGCGGCTGGCACAACGGTGTGCAAAGTTTCGTGCGCGATTTGAACCATGCCTACCGCAATCATGCGCCGCTGTATCAGCTCGACCAATGGCCGGAAGGCTTCGAATGGCTGGTGGTGGACGATGTGGAAAGCTCGATATTCGTATTCGAGCGCCGCGATCGTGCCGGCAATTCATTGATTGTTATCAGCAATTTTACGCCGGTGGTGCGCGAACATTACCGTTTTGGTGTGAATCAGGCCGGCATATATCGTGAAATTTTGAATTCAGACGGCCTCAATTATAAAGGCAGCGGTGTGGTTGCGGGCTCAGAAATACACACCGATGCAACAGCCTCGCACGGCAAGCCGCAATCGTTGTCGGTTACCGTGCCGCCGCTGGCAACCGTGTATCTTTACCGGGAAAACCATCATGACTGA
- the glgX gene encoding glycogen debranching protein GlgX, producing the protein MTDQTASNSAIETGLPYPMGADVREGGVNFTLFSSRAEKIELCLFGAGGEETRLTLPGRSGHIHHGFVPGLAAGQCYGYRVHGHDLPEEGLFFNPQKVLTDPYSKAIEGTPAYGTQEQLAWFRAEDGRDNAAVAAKSIVVGPSEFDWEDDKLPQTPIAQTVIYEAHVKGLTKLFPDLSDAGTYRALADERITGHLKALGITAVELLPVHQHLDEQHLQAMGLSNYWGYNTWSHFAVEPRYAAVPEQAADELREAVKALHKAGIEVILDVVYNHTAEQDAGGPMLCQRGIDNAAWYWVNQDGYYENWSGCGNTLHVGHRSVTRWVMDSLRYWAEAFHIDGFRFDLATVLGREPAFDAYGRFFQACYQDPVLVGRKMIAEPWDIGPDGYQVGRFAQPFSEWNDRFRDDMREFWVHQSGKLGAFAERFSGSADLFRHDGRNPSACINFITAHDGFTLHDLVSYNGKHNEANGEDNRDGHNDNISNNHGAEGETDDAAILETREYTAKALLATLMLANGIPMLLAGDEFGNSQQGNNNGYCQDNDITWLAWHKHNGRLNDYVKELAALRREIPLIGEDCWWDGRVRWLNTEGAPIEGEAWQNNESKALQILMDDEWLLLVNGKRGEQSFHLPQERWKCRLAPSNSFRHADSRCTVAHMGIWIFHKQGEATHET; encoded by the coding sequence ATGACTGATCAAACGGCATCAAACAGCGCGATTGAAACCGGGCTGCCATACCCCATGGGTGCAGATGTGCGCGAAGGCGGTGTGAATTTCACCCTGTTTTCATCGCGCGCCGAAAAAATCGAGCTGTGCCTGTTTGGTGCAGGCGGTGAAGAAACCCGCCTGACCTTGCCGGGGCGCAGCGGGCATATCCACCACGGTTTTGTGCCGGGCTTGGCAGCAGGGCAGTGTTACGGCTACCGCGTGCACGGCCATGATTTGCCGGAAGAAGGTTTGTTTTTCAACCCGCAAAAAGTGTTAACCGACCCTTATTCGAAAGCCATCGAAGGCACACCCGCCTACGGCACGCAGGAACAGCTGGCCTGGTTTCGCGCTGAAGACGGCAGAGACAATGCTGCGGTGGCCGCCAAAAGCATCGTGGTCGGGCCGTCTGAATTCGATTGGGAAGATGACAAGCTGCCGCAAACCCCGATTGCGCAAACCGTGATTTACGAAGCGCATGTCAAAGGGCTGACCAAGCTGTTTCCCGATTTGTCCGATGCCGGCACTTACCGCGCATTGGCCGATGAGCGGATAACAGGCCATCTGAAAGCATTGGGTATCACCGCCGTGGAGCTGTTGCCCGTGCACCAGCATCTTGATGAGCAACATCTGCAAGCCATGGGCTTGAGCAATTATTGGGGCTACAACACCTGGTCGCATTTCGCTGTCGAGCCGCGCTATGCCGCTGTGCCCGAACAGGCCGCCGATGAATTGCGTGAAGCGGTAAAAGCCTTACATAAAGCCGGTATTGAAGTGATTTTAGATGTGGTGTACAACCACACCGCCGAGCAGGATGCGGGCGGGCCGATGCTGTGTCAGCGCGGCATCGACAACGCGGCCTGGTATTGGGTAAATCAGGACGGCTATTATGAAAATTGGAGCGGCTGCGGCAATACCCTGCACGTCGGCCACCGCAGCGTGACCCGCTGGGTAATGGACAGCCTGCGCTATTGGGCGGAGGCCTTTCATATCGACGGCTTCCGCTTTGATTTGGCCACAGTATTGGGGCGCGAGCCGGCATTTGATGCCTATGGCCGCTTCTTTCAGGCCTGCTATCAAGATCCGGTGTTGGTCGGCCGCAAAATGATTGCCGAGCCGTGGGATATCGGCCCGGACGGTTATCAGGTGGGGCGCTTTGCGCAACCTTTTTCCGAATGGAACGACCGTTTCCGCGATGATATGCGCGAATTTTGGGTACACCAGAGCGGCAAGCTCGGAGCCTTTGCCGAACGCTTTTCCGGCTCGGCCGATTTGTTCCGCCACGACGGCAGAAACCCCTCGGCCTGCATCAACTTCATTACCGCCCACGACGGCTTTACCCTGCATGATTTGGTGAGCTACAACGGCAAACACAACGAAGCCAACGGCGAAGACAACCGCGACGGCCACAACGACAACATCAGCAACAACCACGGCGCAGAGGGCGAAACCGATGATGCTGCTATTCTCGAAACACGCGAATACACCGCCAAAGCGCTGCTCGCCACTCTGATGCTGGCCAACGGCATTCCCATGCTGCTGGCCGGCGATGAATTCGGCAACAGCCAGCAAGGCAACAACAACGGCTATTGCCAAGACAATGACATTACCTGGCTGGCTTGGCACAAACACAATGGCCGTCTGAATGACTATGTTAAAGAATTGGCGGCATTGCGCCGTGAAATTCCCCTCATCGGCGAAGACTGCTGGTGGGACGGACGGGTGCGCTGGCTGAATACGGAAGGCGCACCGATAGAAGGAGAAGCATGGCAAAACAACGAAAGCAAAGCCTTGCAAATCCTGATGGATGATGAATGGCTGCTGCTGGTTAACGGCAAACGCGGCGAACAGTCATTCCATCTGCCTCAAGAGCGCTGGAAATGCCGTTTGGCACCGTCAAACAGCTTCCGGCACGCAGACAGCCGATGCACGGTAGCGCATATGGGCATCTGGATATTTCACAAACAAGGAGAAGCCACTCATGAGACCTGA
- the glgC gene encoding glucose-1-phosphate adenylyltransferase, protein MRPDDTLLADENKAPLHTLDIAENTLVLILAGGRGSRLHEMTDRRSKPAVYFGGNWRIIDFTLSNCLNSNLKKIGVLTQYEAHSLLRHLQHAWSFLPRDRGQFVDMLPARQQINESMWYRGTADAVWQNVPIMQEHYKPKYVLILAGDHIYKMNYMQMLRDHISSGAKCTVGCIEVKRSEADQFGIMSVNEKLKVQEFIEKPANPPSMREKPDSSLASMGIYVFDADYLYQSLAGEVLKEHTHHDFGKDIIPRALEEGVLYAHPFERSCMGRNAEGSIYWRDVGTLDSYWRTHMDLVTEHPQLNLFDQSWPVRGLPTQTMPTKFFYKHNKQGRVLDNSLVNGGCIITDAEIRSSVLFDHVTVKENSIIDSCVVLPNVTIGKNCHLKNCIIERNCIIPDGMKIGLTPKKDAEHFRISSGGSVVLVTRAMLDAVAQESSGSQGAPEQV, encoded by the coding sequence ATGAGACCTGACGACACTTTATTGGCAGACGAAAACAAAGCGCCTCTGCACACTTTAGATATCGCTGAAAACACCTTGGTGCTGATTCTGGCCGGCGGACGCGGCTCGCGCCTGCATGAAATGACCGACCGGCGTTCCAAACCGGCGGTGTATTTCGGCGGCAACTGGCGCATTATCGACTTTACCCTGTCAAACTGCCTCAATTCCAACCTAAAAAAAATCGGCGTGCTCACCCAATACGAGGCCCATTCACTGCTGCGCCACCTGCAACACGCCTGGTCGTTTCTGCCCCGCGACCGCGGCCAGTTTGTCGATATGCTGCCGGCACGCCAGCAAATCAACGAAAGCATGTGGTATCGCGGCACCGCCGATGCGGTGTGGCAAAACGTGCCCATCATGCAAGAGCACTACAAGCCCAAATATGTGTTGATTCTGGCGGGCGATCATATCTACAAGATGAACTATATGCAGATGCTGCGCGACCACATCAGCAGCGGCGCCAAATGCACTGTGGGCTGTATCGAAGTCAAACGCAGCGAGGCCGACCAATTCGGTATTATGTCGGTTAACGAGAAGCTGAAAGTGCAGGAATTTATCGAAAAACCGGCCAATCCGCCCAGCATGCGTGAAAAACCCGATTCTTCGCTGGCCTCAATGGGGATTTATGTATTTGATGCCGACTACCTGTATCAATCGTTGGCCGGCGAAGTGCTCAAAGAACACACCCACCACGATTTCGGCAAAGACATCATTCCGCGCGCGCTGGAAGAGGGCGTGTTATATGCGCACCCGTTTGAGCGCTCATGCATGGGCAGAAATGCCGAGGGCAGCATTTATTGGCGCGATGTGGGTACGCTTGACAGCTATTGGCGCACCCATATGGATTTGGTTACCGAACATCCGCAGCTGAATTTGTTTGACCAGTCGTGGCCGGTGCGCGGGCTGCCCACGCAAACCATGCCCACCAAGTTTTTCTACAAACACAACAAACAAGGCCGCGTGCTCGATAATTCGCTGGTTAACGGCGGCTGCATCATCACCGATGCCGAAATCCGCTCATCGGTGTTGTTTGACCACGTTACCGTGAAAGAAAACAGCATCATTGATTCTTGCGTGGTGTTGCCCAATGTGACCATCGGTAAAAACTGCCATCTGAAAAACTGCATTATCGAGCGTAACTGCATTATCCCGGACGGCATGAAAATCGGCCTGACTCCGAAAAAAGATGCCGAACATTTCCGCATCAGCTCCGGCGGCAGTGTGGTATTGGTAACCCGTGCCATGTTGGATGCGGTTGCACAAGAATCATCCGGGTCGCAGGGAGCACCCGAGCAAGTGTAA
- the glgA gene encoding glycogen synthase GlgA, producing the protein MKILHAASELFPLLKTGGLADVLGALPFAQLQRGNDVRVVLPYYPKVREALPDAAEVAVRDNFGGHIIIRYADYNGLGLYLIDAPHLFERAGNPYHDEHYNDYPDNVIRFGVLGWAAAALATGMDELWGRADVLHAHDWQAGLAPAYLHAWGVDVRSVFTIHNIAYQGMFQAYHLPELDLPWQMYHVEGLEFHGQISFLKAGLYYAGCITTVSPSYAEEITHEPAACGMQGLLQNRLEEGRLNGILNGVDEAVWNPQTDTALAKNYHLKAMQGKKTDKKAVQQWFGLPQDDNALLAVMVSRLTPQKGADLLLAALQDTLAAGGKLQFVLLGSGEPELEQAFRDLAAAWPQQVGVHIGYDEQLAHNLIAGGDAILIPSRFEPCGLTQLYGLKYGTLPIVRRTGGLADTVVHTDADTLKQKTATGFVFEEPSAAALAGVLTQALALWDKPRIWSAVRKQAMLQDFGWHKAAEHYESCYGRL; encoded by the coding sequence ATGAAAATTTTACATGCCGCTTCAGAGCTTTTCCCCTTGTTGAAAACCGGAGGCTTGGCCGATGTGCTGGGCGCATTGCCGTTTGCCCAATTGCAGCGCGGCAACGATGTGCGGGTGGTGCTGCCTTATTATCCGAAAGTGCGCGAAGCGTTGCCCGATGCGGCAGAAGTGGCCGTGCGCGATAATTTCGGCGGCCATATCATAATCCGTTATGCCGATTACAACGGCTTGGGGCTGTATCTGATTGATGCGCCGCACTTGTTTGAGCGCGCCGGCAATCCGTATCACGACGAACATTACAACGATTACCCCGATAACGTTATCCGTTTCGGCGTGTTGGGTTGGGCCGCCGCCGCATTGGCCACCGGCATGGATGAACTGTGGGGCAGGGCCGATGTGCTGCACGCGCACGATTGGCAGGCCGGTCTGGCGCCGGCTTATCTGCACGCTTGGGGTGTGGATGTGCGCAGCGTGTTTACCATCCACAATATCGCTTATCAGGGCATGTTTCAGGCGTATCATCTGCCCGAACTGGATTTGCCGTGGCAGATGTATCATGTTGAAGGGTTGGAATTCCACGGCCAGATTTCATTTTTGAAAGCGGGCTTGTATTACGCCGGCTGCATCACCACCGTCAGCCCTTCGTATGCCGAAGAAATTACCCACGAACCCGCCGCTTGCGGAATGCAGGGTTTATTGCAAAACCGTTTGGAAGAAGGCCGTCTGAACGGCATTTTAAACGGTGTCGATGAAGCGGTATGGAACCCGCAAACCGATACGGCGCTGGCAAAAAATTATCATCTCAAAGCCATGCAGGGCAAAAAAACCGATAAAAAAGCGGTGCAGCAATGGTTTGGCCTGCCGCAAGACGATAACGCTTTGCTGGCGGTGATGGTTTCGCGGCTGACACCCCAAAAAGGCGCCGATTTGCTGCTGGCCGCCCTGCAAGACACTCTGGCGGCCGGCGGCAAATTGCAATTTGTGTTGCTGGGCAGCGGCGAGCCGGAGCTGGAGCAGGCTTTCCGTGATTTGGCCGCTGCTTGGCCGCAGCAGGTCGGTGTGCACATCGGCTACGATGAGCAATTGGCGCACAATTTGATCGCCGGCGGCGATGCCATTTTGATTCCCAGCCGCTTCGAGCCTTGCGGCCTCACCCAGCTTTACGGCCTCAAATACGGCACGTTGCCGATTGTGCGCCGCACCGGCGGGCTGGCCGATACGGTGGTGCATACCGATGCGGATACTCTGAAACAGAAAACCGCCACCGGCTTTGTGTTTGAAGAGCCGTCTGCCGCGGCACTGGCCGGCGTGCTGACGCAAGCGTTGGCTTTGTGGGACAAACCCCGCATCTGGTCGGCTGTGCGCAAACAGGCCATGTTGCAGGATTTCGGCTGGCATAAGGCGGCCGAGCACTATGAAAGCTGTTATGGCCGTCTGTAA